Part of the Moorella sp. E308F genome, AGAAAACAGAGATAACACAAGAATCACTTTTATTGTCAGCAAAGAAGAATACCGCGAACGGATAAAGCAATTCTTAACTGTAGTTAAAAACGGCCTTGTCATCCACTCCAGCACCGAAGACTACGGTATGGTTCCTTTATTCATCGTTTTAGGAACCCTGAAAGTTCCGGTACCTATTTTTAACAGTAAAATAAGGATGAAAAACGGTAAAGTTGAGGTCGAACCCTTGTTTAGGGCCCTTGGCAACGACTACTTGCTGCAGGCCTGGTATGATAGCGATCTGTCTCTTGATGGCGATTTGTCCGCAAGCAAAGACGGTCGTACCTTTAATAAATGGCAAGGGGTGGATCGGGTGCTCATGAGCATATGGCCTGATGAAGAGGCGGGAGCTGCCCAGCCTTAAGCAGTTAATGGAGGGCATATTTATGTATGCAACAGCCGGTAGTTCTTTACAGGTTCTTCGTCTGGAATTGGAAGTACCCTCGGCCCATTTCCGGGTCATCCATAGCAACAATCCCCGGAAAACTTATCCTCTCCCCCCTTATTCTACGGTTATCGGCCTGCTGGCAAATATCCTTGGAGACAAGGAAAAAATCGATGTCCTGCTTAATGATCGACTGGCCATGGGAATTTTAAGCGACCCTAAGTATGTCTCTTGGGAATACACGTGGCTGCGCAATATGAGTGCCGGGGCCCATAAAGGGAGATTTGCTTCTGCCAGCAACCGTCAATGGCAGGAAACCACGGAACACCCCGGCGGCCAGAGTCCTGTTAAAATAGAAGTCTTAAATGATGTTGAGATTTATATCTATCTTTACCATGATAATTTGGCGGTGGTTGATTCTATCCTGGAAAACGTCCGCCTGCCGGAAAAATGGCTGAGCCACCTGCACCTGGGGCGGGCTGAAGATTGGGTCATGATTAAAAGCGCCAGGTTAACGGAGCTCCGGCCGTTAAATACCGCGTTTTATTTCCAGGCTGCCGGTAGGTTTTACCAGTGGATGCCGAAACCGGATTATGCTTTCGGTTTACGTGACCTGATAGACGCCGCCGAATATGATGCTTTTTATAATAAAATTCACGGCACTTCAGTTTTGGTAACTTCGATTTACCGCGTCAAACCTGTTAAAAAGGCCGATGAAGAGGTTATGATAAGAAACTTTGACCATATCCCTGCCCGCTTGTATCGCGGCCAGGTTCCTTTCCTGGATAACTTTACCCTACCCTCGCTGCTCGTTGATCCCGATTTGAAGGCACCGGTTTATATGGCAGTTATAAATCCAAAGCCGGGGAGGGAAAGCGGTGATGAACTCTCAGCAGTGGGCTAAAAGTAGCGGCGTTCTATTAACAACCCATACAGATGATGTATTGAAAGCAGTGCGAGCCCTTCAAGATAAGTTGCCAAATGAGGTGCCCGGTGAATGGTGGCTTGCTTTAAGATATGCCGCCCTTCTGCATGATTTGGGGAAACTCGACCCTGCATTCCAGGCGCGGATAAAAAAACAGGAAAGAGGAAATAGCGGTGACATACCCCACAGCATTTTTTCTTTATTCTTTATTAAACCGGAGAGATTTGCTTTTACTGCTCCCTACCTTGCCCATGTGATTATATCCGCCGTCGCTTTCCACCATTGGCGGGATAATTTTCCCGATTATTTACTTGGCAACCGTGAATCCCGAATTAAAGCAAAGGCTGCGGAATTGGACGAAAAAGCAACAGAGTGGCTGCAATTAAGCAAGGAATTGATTGAGGAGCTTACCCTGCTGGCGGAAGCCCATAACCTTGATGCGGATGTTATGGGCTTGAACAGGATGCTGGTAGAATACTTGCGTTACAATTCCCTGGGAGCTGCCGGCCTCCTCCTCCCACCGTATACCCTGGTTTATCTCCCCGAACAAATCAGGGATAAAGCGGCGGGGAAGGAAGAAATAGATAGAGCCAGGATTTTTATCGCCGGCAACCTCATGCGTGCCGACCATTTCGCTTCCATGGTTGAGGAAAGCAGGATGGGATTAGATATTCAGGCAATTGAATCCGGTCGTGTGTTTACCGCTAAAGAAATCGAAGGTTTTCTCAATGAAAAGTTTAAACAAAAGGATTACTGGCAAAAGGCTTTTTTTGAGAAGTACGATTTACGAGGCAAAAACCTTGTGCTGGTTGCACCTACCGGCTATGG contains:
- the cas5b gene encoding type I-B CRISPR-associated protein Cas5b produces the protein MYATAGSSLQVLRLELEVPSAHFRVIHSNNPRKTYPLPPYSTVIGLLANILGDKEKIDVLLNDRLAMGILSDPKYVSWEYTWLRNMSAGAHKGRFASASNRQWQETTEHPGGQSPVKIEVLNDVEIYIYLYHDNLAVVDSILENVRLPEKWLSHLHLGRAEDWVMIKSARLTELRPLNTAFYFQAAGRFYQWMPKPDYAFGLRDLIDAAEYDAFYNKIHGTSVLVTSIYRVKPVKKADEEVMIRNFDHIPARLYRGQVPFLDNFTLPSLLVDPDLKAPVYMAVINPKPGRESGDELSAVG